The following proteins are encoded in a genomic region of Clostridium kluyveri:
- the sigH gene encoding RNA polymerase sporulation sigma factor SigH → MGYNGKKISSFEEKLDEEVVIQAKEGDVRAQEYMINKYENFVKSKAKSYFLIGADKEDIYQEGMIGLYKAIRDFKTDKLSSFKAFAELCVTRQIITAIKTATRQKHIPLNTYVSLNKPIYDEESDRTLLDVLSEAKVADPEELIISREELKHIHNEIGEVLSSLEMEVLMSYLDGKSYQEIACDLDRHAKSIDNALQRVKRKLEKCLINK, encoded by the coding sequence ATGGGTTATAATGGTAAGAAAATTTCCTCCTTTGAAGAAAAATTGGATGAGGAAGTAGTTATTCAAGCAAAAGAAGGAGATGTAAGAGCTCAAGAATACATGATAAATAAATATGAAAATTTTGTTAAATCCAAAGCAAAATCCTATTTTTTAATTGGAGCAGACAAAGAAGATATTTATCAAGAAGGTATGATAGGGCTTTATAAAGCAATAAGGGATTTTAAAACAGATAAATTATCGTCCTTTAAAGCTTTTGCTGAACTCTGTGTGACACGTCAAATAATAACAGCCATAAAAACTGCTACCAGACAAAAGCATATTCCATTGAATACGTATGTTTCTTTAAACAAACCTATATATGATGAAGAATCTGATAGAACCTTATTGGATGTTTTATCGGAAGCTAAAGTTGCAGATCCAGAAGAATTAATAATTAGTAGAGAAGAGTTAAAGCATATACATAATGAAATAGGTGAAGTGCTGTCCAGTTTGGAAATGGAAGTTCTTATGTCTTATTTAGATGGTAAATCTTATCAGGAAATTGCTTGTGATTTGGATAGACATGCTAAATCCATAGATAATGCTTTGCAAAGGGTTAAAAGAAAGTTAGAAAAATGCTTAATTAATAAATAG
- the rplJ gene encoding 50S ribosomal protein L10, translating into MSKNKELKQAKVEEIKDKMEKAESIIFAKYQGLTVEEDTSLRKELRESGIEYKVYKNTLSIRAAKELGFDKLEDIFVGPVSIAFGYDEPTTPARILNDFSKKYKALELKGGVVQGEIFDVDKVKQLATIPSKEVLIGKLLGSFKAPLSNFVYLLSAIEEKKKSEEA; encoded by the coding sequence GTGAGCAAAAATAAAGAGTTGAAGCAAGCTAAAGTTGAAGAAATTAAAGATAAAATGGAGAAAGCAGAGAGTATAATATTTGCTAAATATCAAGGGTTAACTGTGGAAGAAGACACTAGCCTTAGAAAAGAGTTAAGAGAATCAGGTATAGAGTATAAAGTTTATAAAAATACATTATCTATAAGAGCTGCAAAAGAATTAGGCTTTGATAAACTAGAAGATATTTTTGTGGGGCCAGTGTCAATAGCTTTTGGATATGATGAACCTACTACACCAGCAAGAATTCTTAATGACTTCTCAAAAAAATATAAAGCATTAGAATTAAAGGGTGGAGTTGTACAGGGAGAAATATTTGATGTAGATAAGGTTAAACAACTTGCTACTATACCATCAAAAGAAGTTCTTATTGGAAAATTACTTGGAAGTTTCAAGGCTCCATTGTCAAACTTCGTATACTTATTGAGTGCAATTGAAGAAAAGAAAAAATCAGAAGAAGCTTAA
- a CDS encoding PIN/TRAM domain-containing protein — MLKKILRGLFTIIGLILGYLVGDVVINSEYFTQIFYVSDNPIKKILFLILLTLFFGIILFLISPWINSVIMKIMDYIEKNIQKLPATEILLGVVGALIGLLISSVFLNLLAKVPIIGAVLAVIVAVLMAALGANIAIRKREELMSLLYNIGYRRVQGINKDKKVKDECEQKVYPKVLDTSVIIDGRIFDICQTGFVEGPLIIPDFVLAELRHIADSSDGLKRTRGRRGLDVLNKIQKELNIDVQIYEKDFPNIAEVDSKLLKLSQVLDGKVVTNDYNLNKVAEFQGVPVLNINELANAVKPVVLPGEEMNVQIIKDGKESGQGIAYLDDGTMIVIEGGKKSIGETKDVVVTSVLQTAAGRMIFAKQKEELQPYEK, encoded by the coding sequence TTGTTAAAAAAGATACTTAGAGGGCTTTTTACAATAATAGGCTTAATATTGGGATATTTGGTAGGAGATGTTGTTATAAATTCTGAGTATTTTACCCAAATATTTTATGTGAGTGATAATCCTATAAAAAAGATCTTATTTTTAATTTTATTAACTTTGTTTTTTGGAATTATACTATTTTTAATATCACCTTGGATTAATTCAGTTATTATGAAGATTATGGATTATATTGAAAAAAACATTCAAAAACTTCCTGCAACAGAAATACTATTAGGGGTGGTAGGAGCATTAATAGGCCTTCTTATATCATCAGTATTTCTCAATTTATTGGCGAAGGTGCCTATTATAGGGGCTGTGCTGGCAGTGATAGTAGCTGTACTTATGGCTGCTCTAGGAGCTAATATAGCCATAAGAAAGAGAGAAGAACTTATGTCCTTGCTATATAATATTGGGTATAGGAGAGTTCAAGGAATTAATAAAGATAAAAAAGTTAAAGATGAGTGTGAACAAAAGGTATATCCTAAGGTTCTGGATACTTCTGTAATAATAGATGGCAGAATATTTGATATATGTCAAACTGGATTTGTTGAAGGACCATTAATAATCCCAGATTTTGTATTAGCAGAATTGAGACATATAGCAGATTCTTCAGATGGATTAAAGAGAACTAGAGGAAGAAGAGGACTGGATGTATTAAATAAAATACAAAAAGAGCTAAATATTGATGTTCAAATATATGAAAAAGACTTTCCTAACATTGCGGAGGTGGATAGTAAACTTTTGAAGCTTTCACAGGTATTAGATGGCAAGGTAGTAACAAATGATTATAATTTAAATAAGGTTGCAGAATTTCAGGGAGTACCGGTACTGAATATAAATGAACTTGCTAATGCAGTAAAACCTGTGGTACTTCCTGGAGAAGAAATGAATGTTCAGATAATTAAAGATGGAAAAGAATCAGGACAGGGTATAGCTTATTTAGATGATGGTACCATGATAGTTATAGAGGGAGGAAAAAAGTCTATAGGAGAAACAAAAGATGTAGTAGTAACGTCTGTACTACAAACTGCAGCGGGAAGAATGATATTTGCAAAACAAAAAGAGGAGTTACAACCTTATGAAAAGTAA
- a CDS encoding Mini-ribonuclease 3: MESNLLKIKFDKVDIRQLNPLTLAFVGDAVYDVLVRTYLINKFQSISVHNLHVRAIKFVKAHSQSEIIKRLEKQLSEEELYFFKRGRNAKSGTVPKNADIQEYRFATGFETLIGFLYLTGEVDRLNYLFEFIIALNDKGEF; encoded by the coding sequence ATGGAGAGTAATTTACTGAAAATAAAATTTGATAAGGTAGATATTAGGCAACTGAATCCCCTTACACTTGCATTTGTGGGAGATGCTGTATATGATGTACTTGTTAGAACTTATTTAATAAATAAGTTTCAAAGTATATCTGTTCATAATCTCCATGTTAGAGCCATAAAGTTTGTAAAAGCTCATTCTCAAAGTGAAATTATAAAGAGATTGGAAAAACAATTATCAGAGGAGGAGCTTTATTTTTTTAAAAGAGGAAGAAATGCCAAATCTGGAACAGTTCCTAAAAATGCAGATATACAAGAATATAGATTTGCAACGGGATTTGAAACTTTGATAGGTTTTTTATATTTAACCGGTGAAGTGGATAGATTAAATTACCTATTCGAATTTATAATCGCTTTGAATGATAAGGGCGAATTTTAG
- the ispD gene encoding 2-C-methyl-D-erythritol 4-phosphate cytidylyltransferase: MKSNYAVIVAAGKGKRMKMPINKQFICIQGKPILYYSISVFSKNPIVDKIVLVCAEDEIEYCKQEIVKKYDFNKVVKIVSGGKERQDSVFNALKVLENCNVVLIHDGARPFVTDRIIEDGIKYSNMYGACACGVVPKDTIKIKGKEGFSYKTLERKELFTVQTPQCFNYDLIYDCHKKLANNKVQVTDDTTVAEYFGNRVYLYEGSYDNIKITTPEDLIIAENIFKIHKYI; the protein is encoded by the coding sequence ATGAAAAGTAACTATGCCGTCATTGTAGCTGCAGGTAAGGGAAAAAGAATGAAAATGCCAATTAATAAACAATTTATTTGTATTCAAGGTAAACCGATCTTGTATTATTCTATTAGTGTATTTTCAAAAAATCCAATAGTAGATAAAATTGTATTAGTATGTGCTGAAGATGAAATTGAATATTGTAAGCAAGAGATAGTTAAAAAGTATGATTTTAACAAGGTAGTTAAAATAGTTAGTGGAGGAAAAGAGCGGCAGGATTCGGTATTCAATGCATTAAAAGTGTTGGAGAATTGCAATGTGGTTTTAATTCATGATGGAGCAAGACCATTTGTTACAGATAGGATAATTGAAGATGGAATAAAATATTCCAATATGTATGGGGCCTGTGCCTGTGGAGTTGTACCTAAAGATACCATAAAGATTAAAGGCAAAGAAGGATTTAGTTATAAAACGTTGGAAAGGAAGGAATTATTTACAGTTCAAACTCCTCAGTGTTTTAACTATGATTTAATTTATGATTGTCATAAGAAACTTGCAAACAATAAAGTTCAAGTTACTGATGATACTACAGTAGCGGAATACTTTGGAAATAGAGTTTATTTATATGAAGGAAGTTACGATAATATAAAGATAACTACACCTGAAGATTTAATTATAGCAGAAAATATATTTAAAATACATAAATATATATAA
- the nusG gene encoding transcription termination/antitermination protein NusG, with amino-acid sequence MADKAKWYVVHTYSGYENKVKMNLEKTIENRELYDCIDDVQVPMEEQVEIKDGKKKITLKKIFPGYVLVHMIMTDDSWYVVRNTRGVTGFVGPGSKPVPLTDEEVKDMGINEKLVNVDILVGENVKVRSGPLENFLAVIQEINIEKRKVKALVNMFGRETPVELDFNQIEKIE; translated from the coding sequence ATGGCAGATAAAGCTAAGTGGTATGTAGTTCATACATATTCTGGTTATGAAAATAAAGTTAAGATGAATCTTGAGAAAACTATAGAAAACAGAGAACTATATGATTGTATAGACGATGTTCAAGTGCCTATGGAAGAACAAGTTGAAATTAAAGATGGAAAAAAGAAAATAACGTTAAAAAAAATATTTCCAGGATATGTTTTAGTGCACATGATAATGACTGATGATTCTTGGTATGTAGTTAGAAATACTAGGGGAGTTACAGGGTTTGTTGGACCCGGATCTAAACCTGTACCGCTTACTGATGAAGAAGTAAAAGATATGGGCATTAATGAAAAACTTGTAAATGTAGATATATTAGTAGGAGAAAATGTAAAGGTAAGGTCTGGACCACTAGAGAACTTCTTAGCTGTCATTCAAGAGATAAATATTGAAAAAAGAAAAGTTAAAGCTTTAGTTAATATGTTTGGCAGGGAAACTCCTGTTGAGCTTGATTTTAATCAAATAGAAAAAATAGAATAA
- the rplL gene encoding 50S ribosomal protein L7/L12, which translates to MSKEEIIQAIKGMSVLELNELVKACEEEFGVSAAAPVAVAGGAVAGGGDAAEEKTEFDVVLKASGSEKIKVIKAVREVTGLGLKEAKALVDGAPKPLKEAVSKEDAEAIKTKFEEIGAEIELK; encoded by the coding sequence ATGAGTAAAGAAGAAATCATTCAAGCTATAAAAGGAATGAGTGTTCTAGAGTTAAATGAATTGGTAAAAGCATGTGAGGAAGAATTTGGTGTAAGTGCTGCTGCTCCAGTAGCAGTAGCTGGCGGTGCAGTAGCTGGCGGTGGGGATGCAGCAGAAGAAAAGACAGAATTTGACGTAGTTCTTAAGGCCTCAGGTTCAGAAAAAATAAAAGTTATAAAAGCAGTTAGAGAAGTAACAGGATTAGGATTAAAAGAAGCTAAGGCTTTAGTTGATGGAGCACCTAAACCGTTAAAGGAAGCTGTAAGTAAAGAAGATGCTGAAGCTATAAAGACTAAATTTGAAGAAATTGGCGCTGAAATAGAATTAAAGTAA
- a CDS encoding NYN domain-containing protein: MRIIFVDGYNVINSWPELNDIKNYSFEAARQQLIETLSNYAAYKGYSIFIVFDAHMVAGSLEKREKVSENVEVIFTKENETADSFIEKTVNRIGRRSEVFVVTSDSLEQQITFQRGAVRMSSIEFYHEVKQIESKIKSKIENKYSKQKHTLEDRIAKDMLEKLEKIRKSR; the protein is encoded by the coding sequence TTGAGAATTATTTTTGTAGATGGATATAATGTAATAAATAGTTGGCCTGAATTAAATGATATAAAAAATTATAGTTTTGAAGCTGCAAGACAGCAACTTATAGAAACCTTAAGTAATTATGCAGCTTATAAAGGATATAGTATTTTTATAGTATTTGATGCCCATATGGTGGCAGGAAGCTTGGAAAAAAGGGAAAAAGTTAGCGAAAATGTTGAGGTAATATTTACTAAAGAAAATGAAACAGCAGATTCTTTTATAGAGAAAACGGTCAATAGAATAGGACGTAGAAGTGAAGTATTTGTGGTAACTTCTGATTCTTTAGAACAACAAATAACATTTCAAAGAGGAGCTGTGAGAATGTCTTCTATTGAATTTTATCATGAAGTTAAGCAAATAGAATCAAAAATAAAAAGCAAAATTGAGAATAAATATTCTAAACAAAAACATACTTTGGAGGATAGAATAGCAAAGGATATGCTGGAAAAACTTGAAAAAATTCGCAAAAGTCGTTGA
- the tuf gene encoding elongation factor Tu produces MSKEKFERTKPHVNIGTIGHVDHGKTTLTAAITMVLAKEGKASATKYDEIDKAPEEKERGITINTAHVEYETESRHYAHVDCPGHADYVKNMITGAAQMDGAILVVSAADGPMPQTREHILLASRVGVQYIVVFLNKSDQVDDPELIELVEMEVRELLSEYGFPGDDVPIVVGSALKVIENPDDAEATKCIYELMEAVDTYIPTPERPVDKPFLMPIEDVFTITGRGTVATGRVESGVLKVGDEVEIVGLKEEKKKTVCTGVEMFRKLLDQAMAGDNIGALLRGIQREEIERGQVLSKPGSVKPHKKFVGQVYVLKKEEGGRHTPFFNGYRPQFYFRTTDVTGSISLPEGVEMVMPGDHIDMNVELITPVAMHEGLRFAIREGGRTVGSGVVTTVSE; encoded by the coding sequence ATGTCAAAAGAAAAGTTTGAGAGAACAAAACCACATGTAAACATAGGAACAATAGGACACGTAGACCACGGTAAGACAACATTGACAGCAGCAATAACAATGGTATTAGCAAAAGAAGGTAAGGCATCAGCAACAAAGTATGATGAAATAGATAAGGCACCGGAAGAAAAAGAAAGAGGAATAACAATAAATACAGCACACGTAGAATATGAGACAGAAAGCAGACATTATGCACATGTAGATTGTCCAGGACATGCAGACTATGTAAAGAACATGATAACAGGGGCAGCACAAATGGACGGAGCAATACTTGTAGTAAGTGCAGCAGATGGTCCAATGCCTCAGACAAGAGAACACATACTGCTGGCAAGTAGGGTAGGGGTACAGTATATAGTAGTGTTTTTAAATAAATCAGACCAGGTAGATGATCCTGAATTAATAGAATTAGTAGAAATGGAAGTAAGAGAACTATTAAGTGAATATGGATTCCCAGGAGACGATGTTCCAATAGTAGTAGGAAGTGCATTGAAGGTAATTGAGAACCCAGATGATGCAGAAGCAACTAAATGTATATATGAATTAATGGAAGCAGTAGATACTTATATACCAACACCAGAGAGACCAGTAGATAAGCCATTCTTAATGCCAATAGAAGATGTATTCACAATAACAGGAAGAGGAACAGTAGCTACAGGAAGAGTAGAAAGTGGAGTGCTTAAGGTAGGAGACGAAGTAGAGATAGTAGGATTAAAGGAAGAGAAGAAGAAGACAGTATGTACGGGAGTAGAAATGTTTAGAAAGCTTCTAGATCAGGCTATGGCAGGAGATAATATAGGAGCATTATTAAGAGGAATACAGAGAGAAGAAATAGAGAGAGGACAGGTATTATCAAAGCCTGGTTCAGTAAAGCCACATAAGAAATTTGTAGGTCAGGTGTATGTATTAAAGAAAGAAGAAGGCGGAAGACACACACCATTTTTTAATGGATATAGACCACAGTTTTATTTTAGAACAACAGATGTAACAGGTTCAATATCATTACCAGAGGGAGTAGAAATGGTAATGCCAGGAGATCATATAGATATGAATGTAGAACTTATAACACCTGTTGCAATGCATGAAGGATTGAGATTTGCAATAAGAGAAGGTGGCAGAACAGTTGGTTCAGGTGTTGTTACTACAGTGTCTGAATAA
- the rplA gene encoding 50S ribosomal protein L1: protein MGKKYKESTKLIDRKTLYTPLEAMELALKTAKANFDETIELSIKLGVDPRHADQQVRGAVVLPHGTGKKVRVLVLAKGDRIKEAEDAGADYVGAEEYVEKIQKENWFDFDVVVATPDMMGVVGRLGRILGPKGLMPNPKSGTVTFDVAKAIQEIKAGKVEYRVDKTSIVHVPIGKKSFEVQKLLDNFRVLMEAIIKAKPSAAKGQYLKSVAVSSTMGPGIKINSVKVLE from the coding sequence TTGGGAAAAAAATACAAAGAAAGTACTAAGCTTATTGACAGAAAAACACTCTATACACCTTTAGAAGCAATGGAGCTTGCATTAAAAACAGCAAAAGCTAATTTTGATGAAACTATAGAGTTATCGATAAAGCTTGGAGTAGATCCAAGACATGCAGATCAACAGGTGAGAGGAGCCGTAGTTCTTCCTCATGGAACTGGTAAAAAAGTTAGGGTTTTGGTGTTAGCTAAAGGAGATAGAATTAAGGAAGCAGAGGATGCTGGAGCTGACTATGTAGGGGCAGAAGAATATGTTGAAAAGATTCAGAAGGAAAATTGGTTTGATTTTGATGTAGTAGTGGCAACTCCAGACATGATGGGAGTGGTAGGAAGATTAGGTAGAATATTGGGACCTAAAGGATTAATGCCAAATCCAAAATCAGGTACGGTTACTTTTGATGTGGCAAAAGCTATTCAAGAAATTAAAGCTGGTAAGGTTGAATATAGAGTAGATAAAACATCTATTGTTCATGTACCTATAGGGAAAAAATCTTTTGAAGTACAAAAGCTTTTAGATAATTTTCGTGTGCTAATGGAAGCTATAATAAAAGCCAAACCATCAGCTGCTAAGGGACAATATTTAAAGTCTGTGGCAGTTTCAAGTACTATGGGACCTGGCATAAAAATAAATTCAGTTAAGGTTTTGGAATAA
- the cysS gene encoding cysteine--tRNA ligase, translating into MRIFNTMTRRKEEFVPLIPGEIKMYVCGPTVYNFFHIGNARTFVVFDTVRRYFEYKGYKVNFVQNFTDIDDKMIKKANDENITVQQLGDRFIDEYYRDADALNIKRATVNPRATLYISKIIEFIQDLIDKGYAYSVDGDVYFDAKKFNNYGKLSGQNIEQLQSGARIDIDERKKNPMDFAVWKSEKEGEPSWESPWGMGRPGWHIECSCMAYNILGETIDIHAGGSDLKFPHHENEIAQSEGRTGKVFAKYWMHSAFVNINNQKMSKSLNNFFTTREILDKYEPDVIRLFMLSGHYRTPINFSIELLDSTKSALDRIYNSIINLEELSSKVKNDGILDSEIKYKEHLNSYKQRYIEKMDDDFNTADAISVIFDLIRDINTNVDENSSMEIIKCSLDLIRELGFPLGILQKSKRGSIETEVELLIEKRQKARKDKNWALADKIRDDLKDKGIILEDTSDGVRWKRI; encoded by the coding sequence GTGAGAATTTTTAATACAATGACTAGAAGAAAAGAAGAATTTGTTCCTTTGATTCCAGGAGAAATAAAAATGTATGTATGTGGTCCTACAGTATATAATTTTTTCCATATAGGTAATGCCAGAACTTTTGTTGTGTTTGATACTGTAAGGCGATATTTTGAATATAAAGGTTATAAGGTAAATTTTGTACAAAATTTTACTGACATAGATGATAAAATGATAAAGAAGGCAAATGATGAGAACATAACTGTACAGCAGCTTGGAGATAGATTTATAGATGAATATTACAGGGATGCAGATGCTTTAAATATAAAAAGAGCTACAGTAAATCCAAGGGCTACACTTTATATATCTAAGATAATTGAGTTTATACAGGATTTAATAGATAAAGGTTATGCTTATTCAGTAGATGGAGATGTATATTTTGATGCAAAAAAGTTTAATAATTATGGCAAACTTTCAGGACAAAATATTGAACAACTTCAATCAGGAGCTAGAATAGATATAGATGAAAGAAAAAAAAATCCTATGGATTTTGCAGTTTGGAAGAGTGAAAAGGAAGGGGAACCTTCATGGGAAAGTCCTTGGGGAATGGGAAGACCTGGGTGGCACATAGAGTGTTCTTGCATGGCGTATAATATATTAGGTGAAACTATAGACATACATGCAGGGGGTTCTGATTTAAAATTTCCACATCATGAAAATGAGATAGCTCAAAGTGAGGGTAGAACAGGGAAAGTATTTGCTAAGTATTGGATGCATTCTGCATTTGTAAATATAAATAATCAGAAAATGTCTAAGTCCTTAAATAATTTCTTTACTACACGAGAGATTTTGGATAAATATGAACCAGATGTTATAAGGTTATTTATGTTATCCGGTCATTATAGGACTCCTATAAATTTTAGTATTGAACTTTTAGATTCTACTAAATCAGCATTAGATAGAATTTATAATTCGATTATAAATTTAGAAGAACTTTCAAGTAAAGTTAAGAATGATGGAATATTGGATAGTGAAATAAAATATAAAGAACATCTAAATAGTTACAAACAACGATATATAGAGAAGATGGATGATGATTTTAATACTGCAGATGCCATATCAGTGATTTTCGATTTAATAAGAGATATAAATACTAATGTAGATGAAAATTCATCCATGGAGATAATTAAATGTTCACTTGATCTAATAAGAGAATTAGGTTTTCCTCTTGGAATACTTCAGAAGTCTAAAAGGGGAAGTATAGAAACAGAAGTTGAACTTTTAATAGAAAAAAGACAAAAAGCTAGAAAGGATAAGAATTGGGCATTAGCAGATAAAATAAGAGATGATTTAAAAGATAAAGGAATAATCTTAGAAGACACTTCAGATGGAGTAAGGTGGAAAAGGATATAA
- the rpmG gene encoding 50S ribosomal protein L33 — translation MRVKVILACTECKQRNYNTMKNKKNNPNRLEIKKYCPFCNKHTVHKQTK, via the coding sequence ATGAGAGTAAAAGTGATATTAGCATGTACAGAATGTAAACAGAGGAACTATAACACAATGAAGAATAAAAAGAATAATCCCAATAGATTAGAAATAAAGAAATATTGTCCGTTTTGTAATAAGCATACAGTTCATAAACAGACTAAATAA
- the secE gene encoding preprotein translocase subunit SecE: MSARDNAKKVDRQVTPEGGFFNFFKGLVVEFKRITWASKEDVKKATIAVIAFCSIYVVIVAVIDFGLNSLVKTILK, from the coding sequence ATGTCTGCACGTGATAACGCCAAAAAAGTTGATAGGCAAGTTACGCCTGAAGGGGGATTCTTTAATTTTTTTAAAGGATTAGTGGTGGAATTTAAAAGGATAACTTGGGCCTCTAAAGAAGATGTAAAGAAAGCAACAATAGCTGTTATTGCATTCTGTAGTATTTATGTAGTGATTGTTGCGGTGATAGATTTTGGATTGAACTCTTTAGTTAAAACTATTTTAAAATAA
- the rplK gene encoding 50S ribosomal protein L11, whose amino-acid sequence MAKKVVGMIKLQLPAGKATPAPPVGPALGQHGVNIMGFCKEFNAKTVKQEGLIIPVVITVYQDRSFSFVLKTPPAAVLLKKAAGIESGSGVPNKTKVAKVTEEQVKQIAETKMVDLNASSVETAMKMIAGTARSMGITIEG is encoded by the coding sequence ATGGCTAAAAAAGTAGTGGGAATGATAAAACTTCAGCTTCCAGCAGGAAAAGCGACTCCAGCTCCACCGGTAGGTCCGGCCCTTGGGCAACATGGAGTAAATATTATGGGCTTCTGTAAGGAATTTAATGCTAAAACTGTCAAACAAGAAGGATTAATAATTCCAGTAGTGATTACTGTATATCAAGATAGATCATTTAGTTTTGTATTAAAAACTCCACCTGCAGCAGTATTACTTAAAAAAGCAGCAGGAATAGAAAGTGGTTCTGGTGTACCAAATAAAACTAAGGTTGCTAAGGTTACTGAAGAACAAGTTAAACAAATTGCTGAAACTAAAATGGTAGATTTAAATGCTTCATCTGTTGAAACTGCTATGAAAATGATAGCAGGAACTGCAAGAAGTATGGGAATAACTATAGAAGGATAA
- the rlmB gene encoding 23S rRNA (guanosine(2251)-2'-O)-methyltransferase RlmB, with the protein MKNKYSVLRHKNKIENFKSESQFREDLIEGRNAVMEALKSDNVTIEQIFVLDGNMSGSINTIFAIAKEKHIVVKKVDKRKLDRISQTGVHQGVIAKVTPYKYCELEDILDYASERGEPPFIIILDEIQDPHNFGAIVRTAEVSGVHGIIIPKRRNVGITPTVYKSSAGAVEYMKICKVTNLNTIIEKLKKENIWIYGADMTGENYCFDVDFNSSIALIIGSEGKGISKLTKQKCDKLVKIPMMGNISSLNASVAAGMLMYEILKQKMKSDRN; encoded by the coding sequence ATGAAAAATAAGTATAGTGTTTTAAGGCATAAAAACAAAATAGAAAATTTCAAAAGTGAGTCCCAATTTAGGGAAGATTTAATTGAAGGAAGAAATGCAGTTATGGAAGCTTTAAAGTCTGACAATGTAACTATAGAACAAATTTTTGTATTAGATGGAAATATGTCAGGTTCTATAAATACCATATTTGCAATTGCTAAGGAAAAACATATAGTTGTAAAAAAAGTGGATAAAAGAAAGCTAGATAGAATTTCTCAAACGGGAGTACATCAAGGGGTAATTGCAAAAGTAACCCCTTATAAATACTGTGAATTGGAAGACATACTGGATTATGCCTCAGAAAGAGGAGAACCTCCTTTTATAATTATATTAGATGAGATACAAGATCCTCATAATTTTGGAGCTATAGTAAGAACAGCAGAGGTATCTGGAGTTCATGGAATTATAATACCTAAAAGGAGAAATGTTGGTATAACTCCTACGGTATATAAGTCTTCTGCTGGAGCAGTGGAATATATGAAAATATGTAAAGTTACAAATTTAAATACTATAATAGAAAAACTAAAAAAAGAGAATATATGGATATATGGGGCCGACATGACGGGAGAAAACTATTGCTTTGATGTTGATTTTAACAGTTCCATAGCTTTAATCATAGGAAGTGAAGGAAAAGGAATATCAAAGCTGACCAAACAAAAATGTGATAAGTTAGTGAAGATACCTATGATGGGTAATATATCCTCCTTGAATGCTTCTGTGGCAGCAGGCATGTTAATGTATGAAATACTAAAGCAAAAAATGAAAAGTGATAGAAATTGA